The following are encoded in a window of Arthrobacter sp. NicSoilB4 genomic DNA:
- a CDS encoding DNA polymerase III subunit delta', with translation MSVWEDLQGQPAVVEQLRLAARGEGLTHAWLFTGPPGSGRSNAAKAFAAALNCDQEDVSLRGCGECPACLTILGETHSDVAFVRTEKVTITINEARDLVSTAGNRPSSARWRIIVVEDADRMAERTTNVLLKAIEEPTPRTIWMLCAPSPADVLVTIRSRCRPVALRLPPAADVAALLVKRDGIDPAVAESAARAAQSHVGIARRLARDPEARDRRLETVRFPLGLRGVTAAVLMAEKLVKIATEEANSSNEERDAAEKAALLATLGAPESGTLPAAMRGQVKQLEDDQKRRAKRSVTDSLDRTLTDLLSFYRDVLIIQMGNAVELVNVELRSELVEFASHSSAETTLARMDAINKARNRITTSNVAPLLTIESMAASLI, from the coding sequence ATGAGCGTCTGGGAGGACCTCCAGGGCCAGCCCGCCGTCGTCGAGCAGCTGCGCCTGGCAGCCCGGGGTGAGGGCCTGACCCATGCCTGGCTTTTCACCGGCCCGCCGGGTTCCGGCCGGTCCAACGCGGCGAAGGCCTTTGCCGCCGCGTTGAACTGCGACCAGGAAGACGTCAGCCTGCGCGGCTGCGGCGAATGCCCAGCTTGCTTGACGATCCTGGGCGAAACACACTCCGATGTGGCCTTTGTGCGCACCGAAAAGGTCACTATCACGATTAACGAAGCCCGCGACCTGGTCTCTACCGCCGGGAACCGGCCCTCCTCGGCCCGCTGGCGCATCATCGTCGTGGAGGACGCGGACCGGATGGCGGAACGCACCACGAATGTGCTGCTCAAGGCGATCGAGGAACCCACCCCCCGCACCATCTGGATGCTGTGCGCGCCCTCCCCCGCCGACGTACTGGTGACCATCCGCTCCCGTTGCCGCCCGGTGGCACTGCGGCTTCCGCCTGCGGCCGACGTCGCGGCCCTTCTGGTCAAGCGCGACGGTATCGACCCGGCGGTCGCCGAAAGCGCGGCCAGGGCAGCGCAAAGCCATGTCGGGATCGCACGCCGGCTGGCACGGGATCCCGAAGCCCGCGACCGTCGGCTCGAAACAGTGCGGTTCCCGCTCGGCCTCCGAGGTGTCACCGCCGCGGTGCTTATGGCCGAGAAGCTGGTCAAGATCGCCACCGAGGAAGCCAACAGCTCCAACGAAGAGCGCGACGCGGCCGAGAAAGCCGCCTTGCTCGCCACGCTCGGCGCGCCCGAAAGCGGCACGCTGCCGGCAGCCATGCGCGGGCAGGTGAAGCAGCTCGAGGACGACCAGAAACGCCGTGCCAAGCGTTCGGTGACCGACTCACTGGACCGCACGCTGACCGACCTGCTGTCTTTCTACCGGGATGTGCTGATCATCCAGATGGGGAACGCCGTGGAACTGGTCAACGTTGAACTCAGGAGTGAACTCGTTGAGTTTGCCAGCCACTCCTCCGCAGAAACCACCCTTGCCCGCATGGATGCCATCAACAAGGCCCGCAACCGGATCACGACCTCCAACGTGGCCCCGCTGCTGACCATCGAGTCCATGGCCGCCAGCCTCATCTGA